From Coffea arabica cultivar ET-39 chromosome 10e, Coffea Arabica ET-39 HiFi, whole genome shotgun sequence, one genomic window encodes:
- the LOC140015157 gene encoding uncharacterized protein, whose translation MRAKYCQHSHPCMVGVLKGSSYVWRRMLQVREVAEQNLWWLVRLGQCNFWFNNWLGSGPLCQRLQSVSDHLVVDFVSNGRWNQRLLRQWVPDYIVSEIVSKAVPAGNAQDCVVWELTESGEFSIASSYLLLSGQTPSSFMFDRVWHSLLLVKISFFMVRLLRDRLPLASSLGRLNVHGPSKCFCCTDSQSELLEHIFTEGELAQFLWAFFGNAASVVYRGAGVRSRLAGWWCQLKCHSRMESLNTVLPSIIYWHIWLARNLAIFEGQYLRRQTICDRILADAVGVLSGEDGRGA comes from the coding sequence ATGCGTGCCAAGTATTGTCAACATAGTCATCCATGCATGGTGGGAGTGCTGAAGGGCAGCTCATATGTTTGGCGTCGAATGCTACAGGTACGTGAGGTGGCAGAGCAAAACCTTTGGTGGTTGGTGCGATTAGGGCAGTGTAACTTCTGGTTTAACAATTGGCTTGGGTCCGGTCCATTGTGCCAACGCCTACAAAGTGTCTCGGATCACTTGGTAGTTGACTTTGTGTCGAATGGACGGTGGAATCAACGTTTGTTGAGGCAATGGGTCCCGGATTATATTGTTTCAGAGATTGTCAGTAAAGCAGTCCCAGCGGGGAATGCACAAGATTGTGTGGTATGGGAGTTGACAGAGTCAGGGGAATTTTCGATTGCTTCATCCTACCTTCTACTCAGTGGGCAGACACCTTCTTCGTTCATGTTTGACAGGGTTTGGCATTCGTTGTTGTTGGTCAAGATATCTTTTTTCATGGTGCGTCTGTTGCGGGATCGGTTGCCTTTAGCATCTTCATTGGGAAGATTGAATGTGCATGGCCCATCAAAGTGCTTTTGTTGTACAGACTCACAGTCCGAATTGTTGGAACACATTTTTACGGAGGGAGAACTTGCGCAGTTCCTTTGGGCATTTTTTGGGAACGCTGCGAGTGTGGTATACAGAGGGGCAGGAGTGCGCTCTCGGTTGGCTGGTTGGTGGTGTCAACTAAAATGTCACTCTCGTATGGAATCGCTAAACACAGTGTTGCCTAGCATAATCTACTGGCATATTTGGTTAGCACGGAATCTTGCAATCTTTGAAGGACAGTACCTGCGTAGGCAGACCATTTGTGATCGTATCCTGGCGGATGCAGTTGGGGTATTAAGTGGGGAAGATGGGAGGGGAGCCTGA